The DNA window GCTTCAAGCTTCTGCAGCAGGTGAAAGAAGAGACCGTCGCGGTCGCCAAGGTCGAGAGCGAGCCGCGCCTCGAAGGCCGCCAGATGGTGATGCTGCTTTCCCCACGTTGATCCTCCAAGACAGATTGACCAAAGGCTCCGGAACCCCATGCCGGAGCCTTTGGTTTGACTGGCCGCCGGGGTAGTGTTGATGCGCCTTGCGTTTCCCGCCCTTTTCGGCTAGAAGCCCAGCCACTTCAGGTCGCCCGGCGTGGAAACGGTTTTCCGTGTCCATGGGCATGCCGTGGCGACTGTCGAAGCTCAAACCCCCGGACAGCGCGGTCCAGGGTCGCGGGTCTCCCGCGACGGATCGTGGGTTTTCCGGAACTGACAGGCCAGCGAGAGCCCGAAAGGGATCTCCTAACACTCGGAAACGAGCAAAATGCCCAAGATGAAGACGAAGTCGGGCGCAAAGAAGCGCTTCAAGGTGACGGCCAGTGGCCACATCAAGTCTGCTCAGGCCGGCAAGCGCCATGGCATGATCAAGCGGACCACAAAGTTCATCCGTAAGGCTCGCGGCACGACCGTGCTGTCCAAGCCGGACGAGATCATCATCAAGAAGAACTTCCTGCCCTACGCCTGATCCCGCGCGATCATACGGCACTCACACTCGAGGAGACTGAATTATGGCGCGCGTCAAGCGGGGCGTTACGTCCCATGCCAAGCACAAGAAGGTTCTAGAGGCCGCTAAGGGCTTCCGGGGCCGCCGCAAGAATACCATCAAGACCGCCAAGGCGGCCGTCGATCGCGCGATGCAATATGCGACGCGTGACCGCCGGGCCAAGAAGCGCAACTTCCGCGCTCTTTGGATCCAGCGCATCAACGCCGCTGTCCGTGACGTGACCGGTGGCGAGCTGACCTACGCTCGCTTCATCGATCTCATGGCCAAGGCCGGGATCGCCATCGACCGCAAGGTGCTATCCGACCTCGCCATCAGCGAGCCGGCGTCGTTTAAGGCCATCGTCGAGAAGGCCCAGGCTGCCGCCTAATTGGCGACAGCGCGGGGCCGATCGCTGATCGGCCGCCCCCGACATTACGAGAGCGGCGTGCCGATTGGTGCGCCGCTCTTTTTGTTTCCAGGGGTGCAATCGCCGGTAAGACCGGCTAGAAGCCTGCCATCAGATCCGCCAGGACATCCGTCATGACCGACATCGAACAGCTCGAAGCCTCCATTCTCGACGACATCCACGCCGCCGTCGACGAAGCCGCCCTTGAGGGCGTACGCGTCACCACCCTCGGCAAGCAGGGTTCGGTGTCCGCCTTGCTCAAGACGCTGGGTGCCATGAGCCCCGATGAACGGCGGACGCGCGGTGCGACGATCAACGCCTTGAAGGACCGGGTGGGGCTCGCCATCGCCGACCGCAAGGCGGTCCTGAAGGCCTCCGCCCTCGACGCTCGCCTCGCCCGCGAAACCGTCGACATCTCGCTGCCGGTTCGTCCGGGGCCACTCGCCGAGGGACGCATCCACCCGGTAAGCCAGGTCATCGACGAGATCACCGCCATCTTCACCGACATGGGATTTGCGGTGGCCGAGGGGCCGGACATCGAGACCGACCACTATAATTTCACGGCACTCAATTTCCCACCGGACCATCCGGCGCGCGAGATGCACGATACGTTCTTCCTGAAGCCGAAGGAGGATGGTTCGCGTCTGCTGCTCAGGACCCACACCTCGCCGGTGCAGGTCCGCACCATGGAGAAGCAGAAGCCGCCGATCCGCATCATCGCGCCCGGCCGCACCTACCGCTGCGACAGCGACGCCACCCACACCCCGATGTTCCATCAGGTGGAGGGCCTCGTGATCGACGAGACGACCCACTTCGGCCATCTCAAATGGGTGCTGGAGGAGTTCCTGAAGGCCTTCTTCGAAGTGGATGAGGTCAAGACGCGTTTCCGTCCGTCTTTCTTCCCGTTCACCGAGCCGTCGATGGAAGTCGATGTCGGTTGCCGGCGGTCGGGTTCGGAGATCCGCATCGGCGAAGGCGACGACTGGCTGGAGATTCTCGGCTGCGGCATGGTGCATCCCAACGTGATCCGCGCCGCCGGCCTCGACCC is part of the Pleomorphomonas sp. PLEO genome and encodes:
- the rpmI gene encoding 50S ribosomal protein L35 codes for the protein MPKMKTKSGAKKRFKVTASGHIKSAQAGKRHGMIKRTTKFIRKARGTTVLSKPDEIIIKKNFLPYA
- the rplT gene encoding 50S ribosomal protein L20; this translates as MARVKRGVTSHAKHKKVLEAAKGFRGRRKNTIKTAKAAVDRAMQYATRDRRAKKRNFRALWIQRINAAVRDVTGGELTYARFIDLMAKAGIAIDRKVLSDLAISEPASFKAIVEKAQAAA
- the pheS gene encoding phenylalanine--tRNA ligase subunit alpha yields the protein MTDIEQLEASILDDIHAAVDEAALEGVRVTTLGKQGSVSALLKTLGAMSPDERRTRGATINALKDRVGLAIADRKAVLKASALDARLARETVDISLPVRPGPLAEGRIHPVSQVIDEITAIFTDMGFAVAEGPDIETDHYNFTALNFPPDHPAREMHDTFFLKPKEDGSRLLLRTHTSPVQVRTMEKQKPPIRIIAPGRTYRCDSDATHTPMFHQVEGLVIDETTHFGHLKWVLEEFLKAFFEVDEVKTRFRPSFFPFTEPSMEVDVGCRRSGSEIRIGEGDDWLEILGCGMVHPNVIRAAGLDPDVYQGFAFGMGIDRIAMLKYGMPDLRAFFDADARWLKHYGFRPLDLPSLYGGLTG